A portion of the Segatella copri DSM 18205 genome contains these proteins:
- a CDS encoding pyridoxamine 5'-phosphate oxidase family protein — MRKESRAMDSEWALEIMHKAPYITVSFIDEEGKPYGLPLSLASDDDVNWYFHGALEGKKLEAIKAHPEVCISAVTRCAPTVGPKDGSFTLQFKSAIAFGKAEIVTDEAEKIHGLRLVCERFLPQHMDAFNQSIARSLSRTAVVRITLTEPPTGKRKQYDKEGVEMKYGRME, encoded by the coding sequence ATGAGAAAGGAATCAAGAGCAATGGATAGTGAGTGGGCTTTGGAAATAATGCACAAGGCTCCGTATATAACGGTCAGTTTTATTGACGAAGAAGGCAAGCCTTATGGTTTACCCCTGTCACTCGCATCAGATGATGATGTGAACTGGTATTTTCATGGTGCTTTGGAAGGCAAGAAACTGGAGGCTATTAAGGCTCATCCTGAGGTTTGCATTTCAGCCGTAACCCGTTGTGCGCCTACGGTTGGTCCGAAAGACGGCAGTTTCACCCTGCAATTCAAATCAGCCATTGCATTCGGCAAGGCAGAAATCGTGACCGATGAAGCAGAGAAGATTCATGGGCTCCGACTAGTTTGTGAACGTTTCCTTCCTCAACACATGGATGCTTTCAACCAGAGCATCGCCCGTTCCCTTTCACGCACGGCTGTTGTTCGCATCACGCTTACTGAGCCACCAACCGGCAAGCGCAAGCAGTATGATAAGGAGGGCGTGGAAATGAAATATGGCAGAATGGAATAA
- a CDS encoding DNA alkylation repair protein, translating into MTSLQERLFAMQDKHYAAFQAKLTPGVPVESFIGIRVPVLRKFAKVFTKEAECEEFLHQLPHQYYDENMLHGLLISEVKDYEECIRLTDSFLPFVDNWAVCDIMSPKVFIKHKKELLAKIKTWSKSSHIYTCRFGIEILMSHYLDKDFKAEYLEIPASARSEEYYVKMMVAWFFATALAKQWDATIPYIEQKRLAPWTHNKTIQKAIESYRISPEQKEYLRTLKIK; encoded by the coding sequence ATGACTTCACTTCAAGAAAGACTGTTCGCCATGCAGGATAAGCATTATGCTGCTTTCCAAGCTAAACTGACACCAGGAGTGCCTGTGGAGAGTTTCATAGGTATTCGTGTTCCTGTGCTTCGCAAGTTTGCAAAAGTATTTACAAAGGAGGCTGAATGCGAGGAATTCCTTCATCAGCTTCCTCATCAGTACTACGATGAGAACATGCTTCACGGACTCCTCATTTCAGAGGTAAAGGACTACGAAGAGTGCATTCGTCTGACAGACAGCTTCCTGCCATTCGTGGACAACTGGGCAGTTTGCGACATCATGTCTCCGAAGGTGTTTATCAAACACAAGAAGGAACTATTGGCGAAGATCAAGACTTGGAGTAAATCGTCACACATTTATACTTGTCGCTTTGGAATAGAGATACTTATGTCTCATTACCTGGATAAAGACTTCAAGGCAGAGTATCTTGAAATTCCTGCATCAGCAAGGAGCGAAGAGTATTACGTAAAGATGATGGTTGCCTGGTTCTTTGCCACAGCCCTTGCCAAGCAATGGGACGCAACGATTCCCTACATCGAGCAAAAACGTCTTGCTCCCTGGACGCACAACAAGACCATCCAGAAAGCAATCGAGAGCTACAGAATCTCGCCTGAGCAGAAGGAATATCTGCGGACGTTGAAGATAAAATAA